A single region of the Drosophila miranda strain MSH22 chromosome 2, D.miranda_PacBio2.1, whole genome shotgun sequence genome encodes:
- the LOC108156742 gene encoding vacuolar protein sorting-associated protein 72 homolog — protein sequence MAASRARRNNAGNRIATLLDEEEEDDFYKTTYGGFQEEGEDREYEQKDEEDDVVDSDFSIDEQDEPVSDQEEPTEKKRKRGGVNTKAYKEPPPAAKKETKSVPALHKKRGRGGMVKRRVRPRFTVLDSGRKSIRTSTAIKTQATKKRLKELDDARKRKKKKVRVEDYMPTQEELLEEAKITEEENILSLEKFQKMELEKKKTRPTKRTFNGATIRYHSLTMPVMRKPTRGTTLPHDPNDPDSKCERTFVTIENDFNDKVFQSISRPKPPPKPTRGICPITRLPARYFDPVTQQPYYSIQAFKILREAYYMQLETQNGNSDQPEMVKWLEWRKMVKENRVKTLSAAQKKNGDT from the exons atggcTGCCTCGAGAGCTAGGCGCAACAATGCTGGAAACCGCATAGCCACACTTCtggacgaggaagaggaggatgATTTCTACAAAACCACTTACGGTGGATTCCAGGAGGAAGGAGAGGACAGGGAATATGA ACAAAAAGACGAAGAGGACGATGTGGTTGATTCAGACTTCAGTATTGATGAGCAGGATGAGCCGGTATCCGACCAAGAAGAGCCGACGGAGAAGAAGCGGAAACGAGGCGGCGTCAATACAAAGGCTTACAAG GAGCCGCCACCTGCTGCCAAAAAGGAGACAAAATCCGTACCGGCACTGCATAAAAAGCGTGGTAGAGGCGGTATGGTCAAACGTAGAGTGCGGCCGCGCTTTACTGTCCTCGACTCTGGTCGCAAATCCATACGCACATCGACGGCTATCAAAACACAGGCCACAAAGAAACGCCTCAAGGAATTAGACGATGCACGGAAGCGCAAGAAAAAGAAGGTTCGCGTTGAGGATTACATGCCCACACAGGAAGAACTCCTGGAGGAGGCAAAAATAACCGAAGAGGAGAACATCCTTTCCCTTG AGAAATTCCAGAAAATGGAAttggagaaaaaaaaaacacgtcCCACCAAGCGCACTTTTAATGGGGCTACAATACGTTACCATTCGTTGACCATGCCTGTGATGCGGAAGCCCACTCGGGGAACTACCTTACCGCATGATCCAAATGATCCAGACTCCAAGTGTGAGCGCACATTCGTCACCATCGAGAACGACTTCAACGACAAGGTGTTCCAATCGATTAGCCGACCCAAGCCTCCGCCCAAACCCACTAGAGGCATTTGTCCCATCACCAGGCTGCCAGCACGCTACTTTGATCCGGTCACACAACAGCCATATTACAGCATCCAGGCCTTTAAGATATTGCGCGAGGCCTACTACATGCAACTAGAGACACAGAATGGCAACAGTGATCAGCCGGAGATGGTCAAGTGGCTGGAGTGGCGCAAGATGGTAAAGGAGAATCGTGTGAAGACATTGTCTGCGGCTCAGAAAAAGAACGGAGATACATAG